From Vigna unguiculata cultivar IT97K-499-35 chromosome 5, ASM411807v1, whole genome shotgun sequence, the proteins below share one genomic window:
- the LOC114183149 gene encoding uncharacterized protein At3g28850-like: protein MGCASSKQKRCGRCNAPYSPAPRSYSMHVHHPPQVQGDSYHVVALTSTTLGTLKLNSPAPTHSFAGNCDHDFRLSNGKVGNAESFRFESESFVHRSEAKEKGGELEKEKRKEFSMGLIEAKTWSSMIEQKLPKVFPKTPIRTPPGEPETINTWELMEGLEDTTPFRSPSHFRSFSFDVNGDGDDVGDVDPPKMSVVASPKPMWLLMTEEESKLTPAISDFDPEMISSFRKSLQQLSPDSPFHLRPAPSDEDIQGTTKWSLFEENKTKGDDDIDDVFLVDDPCGKDKVVLYFTSLRGVRKTYEDCCQVKLILKGLGVRVDERDVSMHSGFKEELRELLGEGYGGLGLPRVFVGKNHIGGVEEIQRLHEDGKLEKLLGYCEKIEDSVGCDGGGVCEACGDIRFVPCETCCGSCKIYYEGDENEEEYVDGEVGEYGFQRCPDCNENGLIRCPMCCC, encoded by the coding sequence ATGGGTTGTGCGAGTTCGAAGCAAAAGCGATGTGGGCGTTGCAATGCTCCTTATTCTCCTGCTCCCAGAAGCTACTCAATGCATGTTCATCATCCACCTCAGGTACAAGGTGATAGCTACCATGTTGTGGCACTCACTTCCACGACATTGGGCACTCTAAAACTCAATTCTCCTGCTCCAACTCACAGTTTCGCTGGGAATTGTGACCACGATTTCAGGCTTTCCAATGGTAAGGTTGGTAATGCCGAAAGTTTCAGGTTCGAAAGTGAAAGCTTTGTCCATAGGTCGGAGGCGAAGGAGAAGGGTGGGGAAttggagaaagagaaaagaaaagagttcTCAATGGGGTTGATTGAGGCCAAGACTTGGTCTAGCATGATTGAACAGAAGTTGCCGAAGGTTTTTCCCAAGACCCCAATTAGAACACCACCCGGTGAGCCTGAGACAATCAACACATGGGAACTCATGGAAGGCCTTGAAGACACCACCCCTTTCCGATCTCCGAGTCACTTCCGGAGCTTCTCTTTTGATGTCAATGGTGATGGTGATGACGTTGGTGATGTTGATCCACCCAAAATGAGTGTTGTTGCCTCTCCAAAACCCATGTGGCTTCTGATGACCGAGGAGGAGTCGAAACTCACTCCTGCAATCTCAGACTTTGACCCTGAAATGATTTCTTCGTTCAGAAAGTCCTTGCAACAACTCTCTCCAGACAGTCCTTTCCACCTTCGACCGGCACCGAGTGATGAAGATATTCAAGGGACTACAAAGTGGTCCCTATTTgaggaaaataaaacaaaaggtgATGATGATATTGATGATGTTTTTCTGGTTGATGACCCCTGTGGGAAAGATAAGGTGGTGTTGTACTTCACTAGCTTACGCGGCGTGCGAAAGACTTATGAGGATTGTTGCCAAGTGAAGTTGATTCTGAAGGGATTAGGAGTGAGGGTGGATGAGAGGGATGTGTCTATGCACTCAGGGTTCAAGGAGGAGCTTAGAGAGTTACTGGGTGAAGGGTATGGTGGTTTAGGATTGCCAAGGGTGTTTGTTGGGAAGAATCACATTGGTGGAGTTGAGGAAATTCAGAGGCTGCATGAGGATGGGAAGCTCGAGAAGCTTTTGGGTTATTGTGAGAAAATTGAGGACAGTGTTGGATGTGATGGTGGGGGAGTGTGTGAGGCTTGTGGGGATATAAGGTTTGTTCCCTGTGAAACCTGTTGTGGAAGTTGTAAAATTTACTATGAAggtgatgaaaatgaagaagagtATGTTGATGGTGAGGTGGGGGAGTATGGATTCCAGCGTTGCCCTGATTGCAATGAAAACGGACTAATTCGTTGCCCCATGTGTTGCTGTTAG
- the LOC114183547 gene encoding binding partner of ACD11 1, with protein MYTDGYTALVTNLSSRATENDVHNFFAYCGPIEHVEIIRSDENASTAYVTYQDAYALETALLLNGSMILDQCIFISRYEAYVNDYDNWGSHVSKPEDSITISQDDRMDKFVSSPGEALTLAQVVVKTMVAKGYVLGKDAFVMAKAFDESHNVSSTASSKVVELSNKIGLTDSINSGIETFKSVDEKYHVTDFTKSAATVTGTTAIVVASVTGKAAVAAGNAIANSRYFAKGALWVSDILTRAAKAAADLGQSEKK; from the exons ATGTATACTGACGGTTATACTGCTCTAGTTACAAACTTATCTTCAAGAGCAACAGAGAACGATGTACACAATTTTTTTGCTTATTGTGGACCAATTGAGCATGTTGAAATAATAAG ATCTGATGAAAATGCATCTACTGCATATGTGACTTATCAGGATGCCTATGCCCTGGAAACTGCGCTATTGCTAAAT GGATCAATGATATTGGACCAATGTATATTCATTTCACGCTATGAAGCTTACGTAAATGACTATGATAATTGGGGCAGTCATGTATCAAAGCCTGAAGACAGTATTACAATCTCACAA GATGATCGCATGGACAAGTTTGTTTCTTCCCCTGGAGAAGCACTAACTCTGGCTCAGGTGGTTGTCAAAACAATGGTGGCTAAGGGCTATGTGTTGGGAAAAGATGCATTTGTGATGGCAAAAGCTTTTGATGAATCTCATAATGTGTCGTCTACAGCATCATCAAAGGTTGTTGAACTCAGCAATAAAATTGGCTTGACTGATTCCATTAATTCAGGCATTGAAACTTTTAAATCTGTGGATGAGAAGTATCATGTCACAGACTTCACCAAATCAGCTGCAACAGTGACAGGGACAACAGCTATAGTTGTTGCATCAGTTACCGGTAAAGCTGCTGTGGCAGCTGGAAATGCTATAGCCAACAGTAGGTACTTTGCCAAAGGTGCTCTTTGGGTTTCAGATATTTTGACACGTGCCGCCAAAGCAGCTGCTGATTTGGGTCAGAGTGAAAAGAAATGA
- the LOC114183884 gene encoding uncharacterized protein At3g28850-like has protein sequence MGCASSKQKRCRCCNAPRSYSMHVHHPPQAEGDSYHVVALTSTTLGTLKLNSPASTQNFTGNCDHDFNLSNGKVSNTKSLRFDNERFIQRLEEKEKNSVSEKERKEEFSIGLIEAKTWSNMIEQKLPTVFPKTPIRTPPGEPETIINTWELMEGLDEETTNFRSPSQYRSFSFDANGDNVDDGSVDVDPPKMSVVASPKPVWLLMTEEESRLNSAISDFDPELISSFRKSFQHLSPDSPFHLRPASSDEEMQGTKRGSPFADDVNVGDPCGKYKVVLYFTSLRGVRKTYEDCCQVRLVLKGLGVRVDERDVSMHSRFKEELRELLGDGYGGLVLPRVFVGDNYIGGAEEIQRLHEDGRLEKLLGCCEKIEDSVGGDGGGVCEGCGDIRFVPCETCSGSCKIYYEGDEEEEEYVHGELGECGFQRCPDCNENGLIRCPMCCC, from the coding sequence ATGGGTTGCGCAAGTTCAAAGCAGAAGCGATGTCGGTGCTGCAATGCTCCGAGAAGCTACTCAATGCACGTTCATCACCCACCCCAAGCAGAAGGTGATAGCTACCATGTTGTGGCACTCACTTCCACAACACTGGGAACTCTCAAACTCAATTCCCCTGCTTCAACTCAAAATTTTACTGGGAATTGTGATCACGATTTCAATCTTTCCAATGGCAAGGTTAGTAACACTAAAAGTTTAAGGTTTGATAATGAAAGATTTATCCAAAGGCTggaggagaaagagaaaaattcaGTATccgagaaagagagaaaagaggagTTCTCGATAGGGCTAATTGAGGCCAAGACTTGGTCCAACATGATCGAGCAAAAGTTGCCAACAGTTTTTCCAAAGACCCCAATTAGAACACCACCCGGTGAGCCTGAGACAATAATCAACACATGGGAACTCATGGAAGGCCTTGATGAAGAGACCACCAATTTCCGGTCGCCGAGTCAGTACCGGAGTTTCTCTTTTGATGCCAATGGTGACAATGTTGATGATGGAAGTGTGGATGTTGATCCACCCAAAATGAGTGTTGTTGCTTCTCCAAAACCCGTGTGGCTTCTGATGACTGAGGAGGAATCAAGACTGAACTCTGCAATCTCAGATTTTGATCCTGAATTGATTTCCTCATTCAGGAAGTCCTTCCAACATCTCTCTCCGGATAGCCCCTTCCACCTTCGACCGGCGTCGAGCGATGAAGAGATGCAAGGGACTAAAAGGGGGTCCCCATTTGCGGATGATGTTAATGTCGGTGATCCATGCGGAAAGTACAAGGTGGTGTTGTACTTCACCAGCTTACGCGGCGTGCGAAAAACTTACGAGGATTGCTGCCAAGTGAGATTGGTTCTGAAGGGATTGGGGGTGAGGGTTGATGAGAGAGATGTATCCATGCATTCCAGGTTCAAGGAAGAGCTTAGAGAGCTATTGGGTGATGGGTATGGTGGTTTAGTATTGCCAAGGGTGTTTGTCGGGGACAATTACATTGGTGGAGCCGAAGAAATTCAGAGGTTGCATGAAGATGGGAGGCTCGAGAAGCTTTTGGGTTGTTGTGAGAAGATTGAGGACAGTGTTGGAGGTGATGGAGGTGGAGTGTGTGAAGGTTGTGGGGATATAAGGTTTGTTCCCTGTGAAACCTGTTCTGGAAGCTGTAAAATTTACTATGAAGGtgatgaagaggaagaagaatacGTTCATGGTGAGTTGGGGGAGTGTGGATTTCAGCGTTGCCCTGATTGCAATGAAAATGGACTAATTCGTTGCCCCATGTGTTGCTGTTAG